The sequence below is a genomic window from Microcebus murinus isolate Inina chromosome 4, M.murinus_Inina_mat1.0, whole genome shotgun sequence.
cccaggtggtgcgcatcgcacctattttgtaagtataaattcttcccctcctccctcctcccatctgcccaccacccgataaaagttgtttttttttctcctttttttgacctttgggttacattgtatatctttgcctttccctaggaagggttagaggtattccctgcacccccgcccccgccatgCTCGTCACAACcttaagatgtgtatctccccccaccccaaaccctggtgaacactaccaccatttgagcaccacagttttaatcagtcagtaccaatttgatggcgagtagatgtagagcccattttcttgaccttgtgtcgcctcactttggataacgggcttaagcttaatccaatcTCCCGCTCTTGAGCGATGCTGCCACTACACCTCCAGGCAGCGCCCTATGTTAGTCTAGGGCCAGCATGTGCTGAGGGGCCCTCCTGTGGCTAGGACTGCACCAGTCCGCCGAAATGTGGACCACTGGGGTCTCCCACTTACCCTTTGCTCACAATGGGGAGCCTCTCCAGGCGCCCAGCCCACCCAGGCTGAGCAGACTGCCTggcttccctctcctttcttgtCTCAGGTGTTTCCCGTCACTTCTCTGTTGACTCTGAGATGACCTGTTTGAAACGTGATCATCTACTCATCATGAGTTGCTGCTTCTCTGTGGAGGAGGTGACTCGCTGGTGCAGCTAGACAGCCATCTTGaagcccctcctcccctttccctctaTTTTTGTAAActctttctttccaaatttcatttttctcactttttttcaaGCCTATTTTCTACATcgttttctgtgtttttagttAGTCTACTTTTGTTCTTGCTGCTGTTCCTACACAGActtcatttctgtatttctatggTGTGCCAAATCATTTTTTTGTCCTCTTCTCTTGTCTTCTCATTCCTCTCCTAAGCCTCCATGTTCCTGTTTTAACTTTAGTGTTATAGATGGTTTTTAGTTAACTGATTCGATTTCACAGTGCTATGTATGAACCCAGTTTTCATCAGCTCTTGGACCCCAGTTTTCTGGTGTATTTTCTTCATCTGccatttatttcacttcttcccttatttttttcttttgttatttttgatgcattttataaagatttcttttgcttattaCTCATTCTTAATTGAGATGAGATATACAATACTAGCTCTTTGTAGGAAGATGGTATAGAACAGTCATTCTCAACCAGGGATGATTTTGCCCCctgggggacatttggcaatgtctggggacatttttctTGTCATAGAAAGAGAGGGGGCAGACACTACTGGCATCTAGAGTCCAGGGATGCAGCAAAACATCCAACAATGCACAGAACGGCCCTATACAACAAAATTAACCAGCCCAAAATATTGATAGTGGCAAGATTGAGAAACTCTGGTTTCGACAGATTGCTATGGAAGTTCTCACACTTGGATGGAGAAGTCGACAAATACTGTGGATATCATCCAGCCTCTCTCCTTGTGCATCCCAGTTCAAGGCCACCATTCATAGCACGGTTGGAGGCAATGCTTGAGCTTTCTCATCAAGGCCAATCTAACTCATGGAACCGTTGAGTGTCCAAGATGCTCTCTGTTAAGAAAAGCCAAAGATGAGCTTTCCATAGGATACCATGACTCAAATATACCACCCGGCACTTTGTGATAGGTTTATTAGAGTGAATCTTTCCACCCTGGAGGAAAGAATGACTCATGCTTATTAGAACTGATACATACTGTAGATGTAGGTCTGCCTTCCACATCCATAATTTCTCTGAGGGTTTACAGAATGCTCGATCACGTGACATCCAATCTAACATTGCCTCCATTGAGGGACCCaatttatggcaaaaaaaaaaaaagtatgttcgAATAGGAGTATAACCAAGAGATCCAATtattaaatcaaactaaaatCTATCCCAAGAAAGCTTGAATACTACAGGCTTGAGTCCCTGTGTATGAACTGTAACCTAAGTTAGTAGGTCACAGGGTGAAAACCTAACTTAGGAGTGTCTTCTATAGCAATAGCTGAGTCTTCCTCAGTCGATCCCAGCAGCCATAATTCAACCACTCATAGGCAGTAAACCGTTCAAACTGTGTTCGAATAAGGGAAATACCGAGCTGTAACCAATCTGGCTGTTTCTTTACCGCACTTCCATTTTCTGTgcatcacttttctttttttttgcctgtaaATTTTCACCAACCACACTGCAGCGCTGGAGTTTCTCTGCTGTAATTCTGAGGTCTGCAGAATttgcaaatcatttttttcttgctcagttagttaaactctgttaaattcaatttctctgaagtttttcttttaacacgcTGATCTTATATTGTATGTCATCATCCAGAAATATCTGCCTTGATAGCTGAATTAAGGTGTCAGCCAGAGAAAAATACCTTTGTTGTTAAGTCACTATTCTCCAGGAAGCTGCAGGTGCACTGAACAAGCAGTTAGTATATGGTCCCTTTCCCCCAACAGCTAGAACATATGAGTCCAGGAACCGAAGAATGGAAATAGGAATTTTACTCCTTGACTGTCATTCCCAGCAGCCCACTTGTATGAGTGTGCTTTCTTTTCCCACAAACTTAGACTCCAGCAAGTGAGAAGTCCTAGATCTCAGGGGCAAACATGTCTGCCAGGCAACACAACTGGATTCCAGTGAACTTGAAATCGAGACTTCCACCTGATGGTAGCAGACCGGCAGGCAAAGAAAGGATTTACTGTAGGGTGGGGATAATTGACCTGAGGAGTTGGGGTTGCTGCTCTACAACAGGGCTGGAGCATGTCTAAAATCCAGAGGGTTCACTGGGGCATCGCTTGACATTTTTATACCTGGAGACAATAGTTAATGGGAAATCGCAGCAACCAGAACTATTAAGAGCAAGGCAACTAAGAGCTCAGATGCATCGGGGATATAGGTCTGGATTAACCTTCCAGGTAAACTGTCCAGACCTGCTGAAATAATGGCTAAGTGTGAGGGAAATCTGAAGtcaggtggaggagggagaagatTAATCAGCTCCGACTACAGAACCAGCTCTGGAGAAAGGGCAGTAACCTATTGACTGTACCTCATCTTTTGGAGAGGAACTGAGGGCATCTAATTCCCCCCACAATGAGAGGTCTACATTTTAGCGTTGGATACAATGTGATGGCATGATTGGATCTGAATGGTACAAAGGGTTATCTGTATCAGATACTTTTTATCCACCTCTTACGATCACCTTTTCCTCCCCTGTTGCTGGGAAGTTTTGCCATGGCCCCAGCTGTTGATGTGACAATCAACCTGCAAGGATTCGAACCCATTTTACTCAGTCACTACCTGACAATATCTTGCCTCATGCTTTTGtgaaatacacaaaatattaacTGAATCATTGATCTAGGAGAGAAAAACAAcctaatcttttcttttactatttttttgttctgaaatatttgaacAGGTGTGCACATATTCTTTATCAAAAACCATCTCATCTCAATGTGATGGACAATATTAGggtaaggaaaaggagaaaaattatcaCTCATAGGAAACACAAGTTTAAAACCACAAAGTGTATTTAAATAATCAGAATACGTCCATGTGAAATTTACTTACTGAGGAGGAAAACAGAAGCATCATCTCTCATGGCTCCCCTAGATTCTAGGAGAGAGAATCCAGGAATCCAGGCTAAACACTGGATCCATGAACTGACAACAGGTGGAGGCAGGTGTCTCCTAAATTTGGATGTTAGAAACAAGTGTACAATATTAACTATGGGATAGTTTtgctaaaaatatcaaaatagaatCATATTAAGCCTCTCTATCCAGCTACcaatataaaggaaaaacagaggACAGAAAAACATATTAAACTAGATTATGGGGAGGCAATCAGTAAAATTCAGAGTGTGGGAAGCtccaaaaggaaaacacatatATTTCAAGGAGTCaggaagtgagagagagggagagagaaagggagaaagagagagagagagggagagagacagagagagagagaaccaataCATTTGAAAAAGCCAGAACTCATCTTAGCATTTAGATATGCACAGTTGAGTGATAAAACTATAAGGTAAAGAAATAATTGTCATGAGATCAGAACAGCAGCTACCCTTAGGTGGGAAGGAAAGGGCTATGATGGGGCATGGCAGGCAGCTGCTTGTGAGGTGGGTGACAAACTGTTGTCTTCCCACATGGGTGGTGGCTACAAGCATTGTTCTCACCATAACTCAGTAAGCTGTACATTTTTACATGATTTCCTGTATTTGACTGTctttaacaataaaattatttaaaatcataaataaaatcaagtattACATGATATTATAGTTAAGGTTAGTGAGATCAGAAATATCTGGGTCGCATTTCTattgtggaaaagaaaagaaaatacaagaggtcaCAAGGAAGAAACCAttaactaaattaaatttttgaatagCATATTATATAGCCATTGGAATAGAATCCACAAAGCTTTAAGAACATAATGTTGTATCACAAAAGCTGAATAAAGATTTGTATCTATAACATGACCtcagtttttgtaaaaaaatatgagtagaaaaaaatggagaaattaaaacaatgacattattaacaaaaaacaacacagataagtttaagtttataattGTTCTCGAAattactttgttgttgttttttttttaagaggtgggCTCTCATGTTGTAcaggctgatctcgaattccaggcctcaagcaatccttacaCCTCGGCCTCCTAAAATACTGGGATTACTGTCATGAGCCATTGCTCCTAGactattaacaaaaacaaaattgctagcatttattgagtgcttccaGGCACTGTACAGGTATTGTGTCATTTAAATTCACCACAATCCTATAAGGTAGTTGTTCTATTATCACCTCCATTTTACTGACTAAGAAACTGAGGCCACAGTGAAATTAAGAAATGTCATCAAGTTTATAGAGCTTGTACTTGGTGAAGTAAAAATTCCATCCCAAGCAAGTCTGCCTAGAGCCTGAGCACATAACCTCCAATGCCACAATAAATGGCAGTTGTCAGCTTAAAATATCTGGGGACCCTACAACCTGGTTTGCCTAAGTCAATCCTAGTTTATGCTTACTGTCCTTTCACGCCCAAAGTTGTCCAGTTTGGATAATAAATGACATGGTCACCCTACTTAGAGATTCTTTCCCAGATCTCATGATTCTAAAAGTCTGGAAAGGAAAATTGGAACTTGATTCAATTAGGTCATGAGGGGCACATGATAGTGTGGAGAAATAGAATCAGCTGGGAACATTTATCCATTTGTTGTCATCATCCATCACTCTAGAGAATAATTACCTGAAAACGGTGCCTTCTGTTAATTGCCTCTTCTCTTGCCATGCTGGACCCTAAGGAAACATTCAGGAGCATCTTCAGTTGGAAGCACCTCTTTTGCACCATGGCCAGAAGCACAGAGCCCAGGGGAGGCTGGATGCACATATTATGATATTTGTGGCTAATTCTAATTTCTGAAAGAACTCTATGCACATGCGGGGACAAAGTAGTGTGGTGCAGCACCTCCCAGAAACTCACCAAGCCACACCTGTCAAGAGCCAAACGCCTGCAAGAATATCTGGGTGGGTAAAATCAGAAGGCGGGAAACTTGGCTTCCATGCTTGaaacctttctctctcttttctcttcctgcaaCCCTGCTTTCATGTGCATTCGACCCAAAGACCTTATGCATCTGTGTTCAGcacctatttttgtttgttttcagaaaacCTATGATCCCTCTTTCCTACATCAATGGGATAATATTCGTTTTTAATAGAAACCAAGGCATTAACAGAAACCAAGGCATTTAACAGAAACCAAGCTGCAAAACAATCTAACATAGAATTTCCCACATTAGCCAGTGGGGAAAGTGGAATGGAGGGCATGGAGGTTTTCTGATAGTTTACCATCTGGACCAGGGAACCTAATATTTTCACCACCAAATCTTCCCATTTTTTCCCTGCAAAAGATTTTTAGTCAGCAAACTACCTTTAGAATATAGTTATTACTATTCATAATTAATATAACAATGCCAATTTTCAAGAGCTTACCTGTTACTTTGCACACTTTGCTTATCACACTTACGTCCTCACAAAAGCCATGTGAGTTGATGATGATTCTTcctatagaaaagaagaaataaagcacaTAGGGATAAAGTAATCTGCCAAACATCACAAAACTGGTAAATGGAGGTGccaaataaattctatttctcaCTAGAGTAAAAACTCcccatttttatttgtgaaataattaaaactttcaCTTAGTCTGAAATAGAGTAGCCAGAAGGAATTAATGTAATTTTACTCTAAAGAAATTTGATGAtgctattttgaataaatatataattctaataGCTTGTTGAAGTATTAAAAATTGTCCCCCGCTGCCATCTTTGCAGACCAGGGGATATTAATTGTTATAATAGCTGATGAAGGGGGGACTTACTTTAGCTACAGTGGATATTGGCCAATATGACCTTTCGACTTCCCCTActcttattttgtttataatttaaaatggatcctcaaagtttttaacaacttattcattaatttaattaaatggaTAATACAATGCTGATaattactaagaaaataaagatgaaagagaCACAAACTTTGTGTGTAAATTTGCAGGATAGTACAATTAATAAATGCTGGACCCTAGGATCAGTTATCCAGAGGGTTCCTGGCTCTATCACTGGGACGACAGGCAAATCCCCTAACTTTCTGTGCCTTAAATTGCATATTGTTATGGTtgataaagacagaaataaaagagtCAAAGTCTATGATGTCAGCTCTAAAAGTTTTAGTTGAATCATTTCTTTGATGTTCAAAACCTGTCAGTATGCAAGCTCTTAGGATAAAATTAGGATACCTCATTTCATAAGGATTTTAATAAGAATcaacatttatttcacattttggaGCCTCTGATTTCTGATTAAAATCATTTAATGGTCTAGCTAGGACATAAAGCATACAACATACAAGTGAACAAGTCTCTTTCCCCAACCCAAATCCTGAAGTACGAAAAACTTCAAAAATTGATGAGCTAAATGTTTCCCATTTTGGTCTGCATGGTCTGCCTTTACAAGTGGGTCACTTTTttccttggattttcttttttaaatttcaaaatattaagggagtacaaatgtttttgttacatggatagcttttacggtacttaagtcagggctataagtgtgcccatcacctgaatggtattcattgtacctgttaggtagatttttacctcttctctcctccccccttcttcatttccagtgacttttacttctctcagTGCCCATGAATTGGTTctaaattattagagagtacatgtggtgcttatttttccattcttgaaatacttaggataatggtctccagttccatccatattgctgcaaaagacattaattcatttctttttatggctgagtagtattccatgatatataatatatatatatatatataccacattttgttaatccacttatgcgttgatgggcacttggggttgATGTTCcttgaattttctaaatgcacatttctttccttttcccccttcttcctcctttttcttccttcctctcttccttttctattttcgcccctccctccctccctccctccctccctccctccctccctccctccctccctccctccctccctccctccctcccttccttccttccttccttccttccttccttccttccttccttccttccttcttttcttttcttgaaaaagcTGCTCACTCTGACCTTTACTGTGTTTTCAGcaatatattttctcctactaCTGCTTTGTCTCATATTTTGCTACTTTCAACCTGTGGtggtaatttttttcctcctctttgtgTATGTGCTCTGCTTCCCATCATTTATTTCCTGttattgccttcttttttctctattaggTATTTTATCTATTCTTTGAGTTTTTGTCTTATAGAGGATTTTTGTGTTCATGAAGTACTTAGATTTCACAACGTTTGATCAGAATTTCCATCTGACCTGGGAAAACATTTTTCTGGTATATTTTACTCATCtactatttattttcctgttcttttcttcatattttcttgtaataattttgtattatgtGCTGACACTTTTCATGCTTTGAGGAGGGCAAGATCTTTGTGGACTAGCTATTTGTGGAAGGATGTTATTGGAGAAGGGCAAGGCCCTAACCGTAAGGGAGTTTCAATTGCTTATAATGAAGGCCGGTGAATGTTTGTTAAGGTTCATGCTTTCACTTTCTTCAGCAAACAATACTGATAGGTATTAGCCACTTATCACTCACTAGTTCTATTCTGCTCGGGTCTTTCActcatatatgtattaatatgagtaaaatgttttaataaaataatgcataaaaaccaataactatattttctcaaacaaaaatagTTTGTTAAGAGTGGCCttgctttataattttgaaggtttttttgtACATTCTGGGTTAATAGAAGACAACTGGATTCTtctatctgcttctgcattcaatctgttgtgaGATCCTGATTTGTTTGTGGCAGATGAGAAAATCTGGCCTTACACAAATTTGCAGTTGGAAAAGGGAGGagtattttaataatcttttcagAGAGTTGTATACAAACTTCTTTAATATCATACCAAACTCAATAAGTAGtggtttcttaaaggttagttgctACCTGAAACCTAAAATCATACAGTAAACTTTTTGTGCTCAGTTATGCTAAACTCCACTAACCTATCTTGcttctgaatagatatttttgcCCATGCATAATTTTGACCTTGTAGACCACCTCTGGAAGTGTTTCAGGGGCCTCAAAGAGTTCTTGCACTACACTTGGACATCTGCTGCTCTAGGGGATATGCCTAGTATTAGAATTTTGGGGttatattgtatatacatattcatCCTTATTTAACATTACtaaaatcttttccaaaataaTCATACCAGTTTGCACTCACGTCAGCAGGAGATAAGGACTCCATTCATCTTAAGTTCTAGTCAGCCCTTGATATTGTCCTGCTTCTTAATTTGCCAAAATGGTGGATGTGAAATTGTATCCAccgttttaacttgcatttctatGATTATTAATGAGACTTAACATGAATGTTTCATGAatagtttcaaaatatgtaaTTAGTTTCCAATTATATTTCTCTGATCACCAATTTGTTATGATTTCTAACTTAATCACACTGTAGTCAGAGCTCTTATCTATATGAccctttaaaagtttaaatttaaaagtttttcacaAACCCAAAGGGTGCTTGAAAACTATCCTAGAAAGATATCCCTTAATGACACCACTTCATACAATTCCTCCTATGTGCATGGCAGGTACTATACATAACCTCAATTAAACCTATGAGATAGATTCTtctatccctattttacagatgaaataactTAGGTGCAAAGACATCAGACAACCTTCTAAGAGACTTATAGCTCACGGGGTAGCAGAACCACAATTCAAAAACAGCTGGGTGACATTGAAGTCCATGATCTTAGTCACTAAATTATATGCAGGGATcataattttgttaataatacACTAAAAATTTTAAGGCATCTTTTAAAAAGGGTCTTACAAATGttcttatactttctttttttaaaattttttttattttttttattttagcatattatgggggtacaagtgtttaggttatgtatattgcccatgcccccctccccctctagtaagagcttcaagcatgtccatcctccaaacgttgcacatcttactcattgtggttgtatatacccatcccctcctcctcacaaaaatcaactcacactgggtaacagacttgaaccttaggtgtgaaactattagaattctagaggaaaatgttggaaaaactcttctagacataggcctaggcaaagaatttatgaagaagaccccaaaggcaatcacaacagcaacaaaaataaacaaatgggacctgatcaaattaagaagcttctgcacagccaaagaaactgtcaagagagcaaacagacaacccacagaatgggagaaaatttttgcaaagctaaacatctgataaagggctaataactagaatctatttagaactcaggaaaatcagcaagaaaaaatcaaataaccctatcaaaaaatgggcaaaggacatgaacagaatcttATACTTTCTTTTGTCCTCATAAAAGCCTGATGGGTTAAgaatgaaaagtttatttatcctcttttacaggtgggaaaattGACACACAGAACCATTGTAGTTCTTTGGAAGCATCCTCTAAAATGGCTCAATATTTTACCTGGTTCTACGTTTGGTATGGATAGAAGGtgctttatttgaataaaaattcagATAGCAACTGACTTAgagatttattctcttttttcccctacaGATCTTAGGATCACCAATGCAATGACCGGGGGAAGGAGCAATACAACAATTACAAAGTTCATTCTCTTGGGATTCTCTGAATTTCCAAAGCTCACCATTGTCCTCTTTTCAATATTCCTAGGGATCTACCTCATGACAGTGTCCTGGAATGTGAGTCTCATTGCCCTCATCAGGATGGACTCCCTTCTGCACAcacccatgtacttcttcctcagTAACCTGTCCTTCCTGGACATCTGCTATGTTTCCACTATAGCCCCTAAGATGCTCTCAGACTTCTTCAAGAAACATAAATCCATCTCCTTTATGGGGTGCACCATACAGTACTTCTTCTTCTCTAGCCTGGGTCTGACTGAGTGCTGTCTTCTGGCAGCCATGGCTTATGATCGATATGCTGCCATCTGTAACCCTCTGCTCTACACGGCCATCATGTCCCCCACCCTCTGTGTGCACATGGTTGCAGGATCTTGTATCACTGGGTTCCTTGGCTCATTTATTCAACTGTGTGCCTTGCTTCAGCTCCATTTCTGTGGGCCAAATGTCATCAACCATTTCTTCTGTGACCTGCCCCAGCTGCTGATCCTATCCTGCTCTGACACCTTTTTCTTTCAAGTCATGACCTCTGTGCTCACAGTGATCTTTGGGCTCACATCTGTCTTGGTTATCATGATATCCTATGGTTATATCGTTGCCACCATCCTGAAGATCGCTTCAGCTGAAGGCAGGTCCAAAGCTTTCAACACTTGTGCTTCACACCTGACAGCCGTGACCCTTTTCTTTGGCTCAGGCATCTTTGTTTATATGTATCCTAACTCTGGTGA
It includes:
- the LOC105863118 gene encoding olfactory receptor 5AN6-like, producing the protein MTGGRSNTTITKFILLGFSEFPKLTIVLFSIFLGIYLMTVSWNVSLIALIRMDSLLHTPMYFFLSNLSFLDICYVSTIAPKMLSDFFKKHKSISFMGCTIQYFFFSSLGLTECCLLAAMAYDRYAAICNPLLYTAIMSPTLCVHMVAGSCITGFLGSFIQLCALLQLHFCGPNVINHFFCDLPQLLILSCSDTFFFQVMTSVLTVIFGLTSVLVIMISYGYIVATILKIASAEGRSKAFNTCASHLTAVTLFFGSGIFVYMYPNSGDSLSQNKLASVLYTVIIPMLNPLIYSLRNKDIRDALSRWKKRIFFWCY